Proteins found in one Gordonia sp. PDNC005 genomic segment:
- the argF gene encoding ornithine carbamoyltransferase — MTRHFLRDDDLTPDEQAQVLALAAQMKADPLGHRPLAGPKCVGVIFDKNSTRTRFSFEVGISQLGGHAVVVDGSTTQMGRDESLADTGRVLSRFVDAVVWRTFGQDRLDDLAEFASIPVVNALSDVFHPCQILADLQTIIEHKGHARGLTLTYLGDAANNMANSLMIGCAMAGMHVRVSGPDGFRPDPDMVATAQRQAKATGGSVSVIDDPQAAAAGADVLVTDSWVSMGQEGDGLDRVGPFRPYQINAELVALAAADVIVMHCLPAHRGEEITDDVIDGPHSVVFDEAENRLHAQKALLAWLLGNQ, encoded by the coding sequence ATGACCAGGCACTTCCTGCGAGACGATGATCTGACGCCTGATGAGCAGGCGCAGGTTCTCGCCCTCGCCGCACAGATGAAGGCCGACCCTCTCGGTCATCGGCCGTTGGCCGGACCGAAGTGCGTCGGCGTCATCTTCGACAAGAACTCGACACGTACCCGCTTCTCGTTCGAGGTCGGGATCTCGCAGCTCGGCGGTCACGCGGTTGTGGTCGACGGTTCGACGACGCAGATGGGCCGTGACGAATCGCTCGCCGACACCGGCCGGGTCCTGTCGCGATTCGTCGACGCCGTCGTGTGGCGCACATTCGGTCAGGACCGTCTCGACGACCTCGCCGAGTTCGCCTCCATCCCGGTGGTCAACGCGTTGAGCGACGTGTTCCACCCGTGCCAGATCCTCGCCGATCTGCAGACGATCATCGAGCACAAGGGGCATGCCCGCGGGTTGACGTTGACCTATCTGGGCGACGCCGCGAACAACATGGCCAACTCGTTGATGATCGGGTGCGCGATGGCCGGGATGCATGTTCGTGTGAGTGGACCTGACGGGTTCCGTCCCGATCCCGACATGGTCGCGACCGCTCAGCGGCAGGCCAAGGCCACAGGGGGCAGCGTCTCCGTCATCGACGACCCGCAGGCCGCGGCGGCAGGCGCCGATGTGCTCGTCACAGACTCCTGGGTGTCGATGGGGCAGGAGGGCGACGGCCTCGACCGCGTCGGACCGTTCCGGCCCTATCAGATCAACGCGGAGCTCGTCGCGCTCGCCGCCGCCGACGTCATCGTGATGCACTGCCTTCCCGCGCACCGCGGCGAGGAGATAACCGATGACGTGATCGACGGCCCGCACAGCGTGGTGTTCGACGAGGCCGAGAACCGCCTGCACGCTCAGAAGGCGCTGCTCGCGTGGCTGTTGGGCAACCAATGA
- the tyrS gene encoding tyrosine--tRNA ligase yields the protein MTENILDELEWRGLIGQTTDRDALRESLDAGPISLYAGFDPTASSLHAGHLVPLLTLRRFQLAGHRPIVLSGGATGLIGDPRDVGERSMNSTDTVAGWAEKIVGQLERFVDINDSTTGAVLVNNMDWTGALSTIEFLRDVGKHFSVNVMLARETVKRRLESDGISYTEFSYLLLQSHDYLQLHRRYGASLQIGGSDQWGNIVGGVDLIRKVEGATAHALTVPLVTSADGKKFGKSTGGGSVWLDPELTSPYAWYQYFVNTADADVVGYLKWFTFLSREEIAELEQATAEKPFLRLAQKRLAAELTTLIHGAEMTAAAELASQALFGRGELDGLDEGTLAAALSETGVAEFDAGATPTIVNLLVESGLADGNKAARRAIDEGGAYVNNAKITDADWTPTPDDLLHGRWLVLRRGKKTFAGARIG from the coding sequence GTGACCGAGAACATCCTCGACGAACTCGAATGGCGCGGCCTGATCGGCCAGACCACCGACCGTGACGCGCTGCGCGAATCGCTCGACGCCGGTCCGATCTCGTTGTACGCAGGATTCGACCCGACCGCGTCGAGTCTGCACGCCGGGCACCTTGTACCGCTGTTGACCCTCCGCCGCTTCCAACTCGCCGGGCACCGGCCCATCGTCCTGTCGGGCGGCGCGACGGGATTGATCGGAGACCCCCGAGACGTCGGTGAGCGTTCGATGAACTCGACGGACACCGTCGCCGGTTGGGCCGAGAAGATCGTCGGACAGCTCGAGCGCTTCGTGGACATCAACGACTCCACGACCGGCGCCGTCCTGGTGAACAACATGGATTGGACCGGCGCTCTCAGCACCATCGAGTTCCTGCGTGACGTGGGCAAGCATTTCTCGGTGAACGTCATGCTGGCCAGGGAGACCGTCAAGCGTCGGCTCGAAAGCGACGGCATCAGCTACACCGAGTTCAGTTACCTCCTCCTCCAGTCGCACGACTACCTTCAGCTTCACCGCCGCTACGGGGCCAGCCTGCAGATCGGCGGTTCGGATCAGTGGGGCAACATCGTCGGCGGCGTCGACCTCATCCGAAAGGTCGAAGGTGCGACCGCGCACGCACTGACCGTTCCGCTCGTCACGTCTGCCGACGGCAAGAAGTTCGGGAAGTCGACCGGCGGGGGAAGCGTGTGGCTCGATCCCGAGCTCACCAGCCCGTACGCCTGGTACCAGTACTTCGTGAACACCGCTGACGCCGATGTCGTCGGCTACCTCAAGTGGTTCACCTTCCTCTCGCGCGAGGAGATCGCCGAACTCGAGCAGGCCACTGCGGAGAAGCCGTTCCTCCGACTCGCCCAGAAGCGGCTCGCCGCAGAACTCACCACGCTCATTCACGGCGCCGAGATGACTGCCGCCGCCGAACTCGCCAGCCAGGCGCTGTTCGGCAGGGGAGAGCTCGACGGCCTCGACGAGGGCACCCTCGCCGCAGCCCTCAGCGAGACCGGAGTCGCCGAGTTCGACGCAGGCGCGACGCCGACAATCGTCAATCTGCTCGTGGAGTCCGGGCTCGCGGACGGGAACAAGGCCGCACGCCGTGCGATCGACGAAGGCGGTGCGTACGTGAACAACGCCAAGATCACCGATGCGGACTGGACTCCTACGCCCGACGACCTGCTCCACGGACGCTGGCTGGTGCTCCGTCGAG
- a CDS encoding AMP-binding protein: MGLPNVGAAVGRIVATAQNGLEVIRLGGLETGTQPAPFRVVETEKMFRLRRYFPDDAGDGASHIILIPPMMVSANVYDVTEHNGAVSVLHRHGIIPWVIDFGSPDHEEGGMERTLTDHVVAISRAIDLVRGVVGRDVHLGGYSQGGMFAYQTAAYRRADGLASLLTYGSPVDITAAMPLGLPANLVVPGVEFLGDRVFSNIWVPSWLARTGFQLADPVKTAKSRIDFLRKLHDRDALLPREDQRRFIEQEGWVAWSGPAVAELMRQFVVHNRMMSGGFVIDGDVVSMSDITCPVLAFVGETDDIGQPVAVRGIQRAAPEADVFESTIPAGHFGLVVGSTAGRMSWPTTAEWILWRDSKGPRPEAAQEMDSSVTTGSGISWANRLTYGVGQVAGAGTAVSKELIDAVSSIQRTTVAVASESVRTVPRLFRLGQIQPSTRISLAKLMSENEKRTPNDELFLFENRVLTHDQVNTRIDNVVAGLIECGIRPGEHVGVLMDTRPSALVVVAALSRLGAVAVIVSSGDDLPEMLTLADTNVILTDPNHLDVATAVSDRVLVLGGGDQRVIDRADGVTIVDMEQIDPDKVRMPVWYRRDPGLAGDLAFILFTKINGRISRWSITNHRFAMSAFGAAAAAGLSNRDTVYCLPPLHHASGLLTTLGATVAGRSRIALSNGVDPDRFAFEVRHYGVTVVSYTWSMLADIIRRDDFDAAQLATVRLFMGSGLTSGLWSEIQEALPKAKVLEFFATADGSAILANVDGTKIGAMGRSLPGTNNVRIAAYDTDTEQLAVDRDRGFIREANPGEVGMLVSQATQKFDAAGLVLRDVFRSHDRWEVSGSLFRADADGDLWYMSSAQGVIRTARGVVYPVPIQNALSALSAVEQVAVYGVRHEGAQLAVAAISLCADGPSVTPTMLRVSLGELEAADRPDIIWVTDSIPVSESFRPIATGLVARGVPKPGSKVWYRDSEGRYRRYTPSVAKSIDWSWPTAHGETVDGLVDVAE, from the coding sequence GTGGGACTGCCCAACGTAGGGGCCGCTGTCGGCCGGATCGTCGCGACCGCGCAGAACGGGCTGGAGGTGATCCGGCTCGGCGGACTGGAGACCGGTACGCAGCCCGCCCCGTTCCGGGTCGTCGAGACCGAAAAGATGTTCCGGCTGCGGCGATACTTCCCTGACGATGCCGGAGACGGTGCGTCGCACATCATCCTGATCCCGCCGATGATGGTGTCGGCGAACGTCTACGACGTCACCGAGCACAACGGAGCAGTCTCCGTCCTGCACCGCCACGGAATCATCCCGTGGGTCATCGACTTCGGGTCGCCGGACCACGAAGAGGGCGGCATGGAGCGCACCCTCACCGACCATGTGGTGGCGATCAGCCGCGCCATCGACCTGGTCCGCGGTGTCGTCGGACGGGACGTGCACCTCGGCGGGTACTCGCAGGGCGGCATGTTCGCGTATCAAACCGCCGCATACCGGAGGGCCGACGGACTCGCGAGCCTCCTCACCTACGGCAGTCCCGTCGACATAACCGCTGCGATGCCGCTCGGCTTGCCTGCGAATCTTGTCGTCCCCGGTGTCGAGTTCCTCGGCGACCGCGTCTTCTCCAACATCTGGGTGCCGAGTTGGCTGGCCCGCACCGGTTTCCAACTCGCCGACCCGGTCAAGACGGCCAAGAGCCGAATCGACTTCCTCCGAAAACTTCATGATCGCGACGCGCTTCTCCCACGCGAGGACCAGCGCCGATTCATCGAGCAGGAGGGCTGGGTCGCATGGTCCGGCCCGGCCGTCGCCGAACTCATGCGACAGTTCGTGGTCCACAACCGCATGATGTCCGGCGGGTTCGTCATCGACGGCGACGTCGTGTCGATGAGCGACATCACGTGCCCTGTCCTTGCCTTCGTCGGTGAGACCGACGACATCGGCCAACCTGTCGCCGTCCGCGGCATCCAACGCGCCGCACCCGAAGCCGACGTCTTCGAGTCGACGATCCCGGCCGGCCACTTCGGTCTGGTCGTCGGATCGACGGCGGGTCGGATGTCGTGGCCGACCACGGCGGAGTGGATCCTCTGGCGCGACTCGAAGGGACCACGACCCGAAGCCGCGCAGGAGATGGATTCGTCAGTCACGACCGGTAGCGGCATCAGCTGGGCGAACCGACTCACCTATGGCGTCGGTCAGGTCGCGGGCGCGGGAACCGCGGTGTCGAAGGAACTCATCGACGCCGTCTCCTCCATCCAACGGACGACGGTCGCCGTCGCATCCGAATCGGTGCGGACGGTTCCGCGACTGTTCCGACTCGGTCAGATTCAGCCGTCGACGCGGATCTCGCTCGCGAAGCTGATGAGTGAGAACGAGAAGCGCACTCCCAACGACGAACTGTTCCTCTTCGAGAACCGTGTCCTCACGCATGACCAGGTCAATACGCGTATCGACAACGTCGTGGCAGGCCTCATCGAATGCGGTATCCGACCGGGGGAGCACGTCGGCGTGTTGATGGACACTCGTCCGTCCGCGCTCGTCGTCGTCGCCGCACTGTCCCGCCTCGGCGCCGTCGCGGTCATCGTGTCGTCCGGCGACGACCTGCCTGAGATGCTGACGCTGGCCGACACCAACGTGATCCTGACGGATCCGAACCACCTGGACGTGGCCACGGCGGTCAGCGACAGAGTCCTTGTGCTCGGTGGCGGAGATCAGCGTGTCATCGATCGGGCCGACGGCGTCACGATCGTCGACATGGAGCAGATCGATCCGGACAAGGTGCGGATGCCCGTCTGGTACCGACGGGATCCCGGTCTCGCGGGTGACCTGGCGTTCATCCTCTTCACGAAGATCAACGGTCGGATCTCGCGTTGGTCGATCACCAATCATCGTTTCGCGATGTCGGCGTTCGGTGCGGCCGCCGCGGCTGGGCTTTCGAACCGCGACACCGTGTACTGCCTTCCGCCGCTGCATCATGCGTCGGGTCTGCTCACGACACTCGGCGCCACCGTCGCCGGACGATCGCGCATCGCGCTCTCGAACGGTGTCGATCCGGACCGCTTCGCATTCGAAGTGCGTCACTACGGCGTCACGGTGGTCTCCTACACGTGGTCGATGCTCGCGGACATCATCCGCCGCGACGACTTCGATGCAGCTCAACTGGCGACCGTCCGACTGTTCATGGGCTCCGGACTCACATCGGGCCTGTGGTCGGAGATACAGGAGGCACTTCCGAAGGCCAAGGTTCTCGAGTTCTTCGCCACCGCAGACGGCTCGGCGATCCTGGCCAATGTCGATGGCACCAAGATCGGTGCCATGGGCCGTTCGCTGCCGGGGACCAACAACGTCCGAATCGCCGCGTACGACACCGACACGGAGCAACTCGCAGTGGACCGTGACCGTGGCTTCATCCGGGAGGCGAACCCCGGGGAAGTCGGCATGCTCGTCTCCCAGGCCACGCAGAAGTTCGATGCGGCGGGTCTCGTCCTGCGTGACGTGTTCCGATCGCACGACCGTTGGGAGGTGTCGGGCAGTCTCTTCCGCGCCGACGCCGACGGCGACCTCTGGTACATGAGCTCCGCGCAAGGTGTGATTCGCACCGCGCGCGGCGTCGTGTATCCGGTGCCGATCCAGAACGCGCTGTCGGCGTTGTCGGCCGTCGAGCAGGTTGCCGTGTACGGCGTCCGTCACGAGGGCGCTCAATTGGCGGTAGCCGCGATCAGTCTTTGTGCGGATGGACCGTCGGTCACGCCGACGATGCTTCGGGTCAGTCTCGGTGAGCTGGAGGCGGCCGATCGTCCCGACATCATCTGGGTCACCGACTCGATCCCGGTGTCGGAGTCGTTCCGTCCCATCGCCACCGGGCTCGTCGCCAGAGGCGTTCCCAAGCCGGGCTCGAAGGTCTGGTACCGGGACTCGGAGGGCCGATACCGTCGCTACACCCCGAGCGTGGCGAAGTCGATCGACTGGAGCTGGCCGACGGCACACGGCGAGACGGTCGACGGCCTCGTTGATGTGGCCGAGTAA
- a CDS encoding Trm112 family protein — MSTRAERLDPVVRDRLVCPQDLGELINAGDELYNPRLRVAYRIDELGIPNMLIDDARAVSDEEHLTLTKNGQ; from the coding sequence ATGAGCACACGCGCTGAACGTCTCGACCCGGTCGTCCGCGACCGGCTCGTCTGCCCACAGGACCTCGGAGAACTGATCAACGCGGGGGATGAGCTGTACAACCCGCGGCTGCGAGTGGCGTACCGGATCGACGAACTCGGCATCCCGAACATGCTGATCGATGACGCACGCGCGGTCTCCGACGAAGAGCACCTCACGTTGACGAAGAACGGACAGTGA
- a CDS encoding arginine repressor translates to MTDASESGRLAATRAGRHARIVEILAAESVRSQAELQQRLAGEGVEATQATLSRDLDELGAVKLRAADGGAGVYVVPEDGSPVRGVSGGTDRVARLLAELLVSTDSSGDMAVLRTPPGAAGYLASALDRARLPGVVGTIAGDDTVFVLARRPLSGSDLAQQIESLV, encoded by the coding sequence ATGACCGACGCGTCGGAGTCCGGTCGCCTGGCCGCGACTCGCGCGGGACGGCATGCCCGGATCGTGGAGATCCTCGCGGCCGAGTCGGTCCGGAGCCAAGCAGAATTGCAGCAGCGGCTCGCGGGAGAAGGGGTCGAGGCGACACAGGCGACCCTCTCGCGTGACCTCGACGAGCTCGGCGCGGTGAAGCTGAGGGCCGCGGACGGGGGAGCGGGCGTGTACGTGGTGCCCGAGGACGGGAGTCCCGTGCGAGGTGTGTCCGGCGGCACCGACCGCGTCGCGCGACTGCTGGCCGAACTGCTCGTGTCGACGGACTCGTCGGGGGACATGGCGGTCCTCCGCACCCCTCCGGGCGCTGCAGGCTATCTCGCCAGCGCACTCGACCGCGCACGACTTCCCGGTGTGGTCGGCACGATCGCGGGCGACGACACCGTCTTCGTTCTCGCGCGACGACCGCTGTCCGGCTCCGATCTCGCCCAACAGATCGAGTCCCTCGTCTGA
- the argH gene encoding argininosuccinate lyase — MADSTDAATPRKEGTNEGALWGGRFADGPAAAMAALSKSTHFDWALAPYDVAASKAHARVLNRAGLLTDDDLAAMQKGLDQLAADVADGTFGPAESDEDVHGALERGLIERVGTELGGRLRAGRSRNDQVATLFRMWLRDGMRRVGAGLLDVAEALVGQAAANPGVVMPGKTHLQAAQPVLLGHTLMAHAQPLLRDVARLADADRRVAVSPYGSGALAGSSLGLDPAAIAADLGFDSAADNSIDATSSRDFAAEAAFVFAMAAVDLSRLGEDVILWSTPEFGYVTLADAWSTGSSIMPQKKNPDVAELARGKAGRIIGNLTGLLATLKAQPLAYNRDLQEDKEPVFDSVAQLELLLPAVTGLVATLTFHPERMAELAPAGFTLATDIAEWLVRQGVPFRVAHEVAGACVREAESRGIGLADLDDETLASINPALTHDVHDVLTVIGSIESRNALGGTSSTQVERQIEVATATIADLRARLLPS; from the coding sequence ATGGCCGACAGCACCGACGCAGCCACTCCGCGCAAAGAGGGCACCAACGAAGGCGCCCTGTGGGGTGGCCGCTTCGCCGACGGCCCCGCAGCGGCGATGGCCGCGCTCAGCAAGTCGACGCACTTCGACTGGGCTCTTGCTCCGTACGACGTCGCCGCGTCGAAGGCGCACGCACGGGTCCTCAACCGTGCGGGCCTGCTCACCGATGACGATCTGGCCGCGATGCAGAAAGGTCTCGACCAGCTCGCCGCCGACGTCGCCGACGGCACCTTCGGGCCCGCAGAGTCGGACGAGGACGTCCACGGTGCACTGGAACGCGGCCTGATCGAACGGGTCGGCACCGAACTGGGCGGGCGCCTGCGCGCCGGGCGCTCCCGCAACGACCAGGTGGCGACGCTGTTCCGCATGTGGTTGCGGGACGGGATGCGCCGCGTCGGCGCCGGACTGCTCGACGTCGCCGAAGCGCTCGTCGGCCAGGCTGCGGCGAACCCCGGTGTTGTCATGCCGGGCAAGACGCATCTCCAGGCGGCTCAGCCCGTGCTGCTCGGACACACTCTGATGGCTCACGCCCAGCCGCTTCTCCGCGATGTGGCTCGCTTGGCCGACGCCGATCGCAGGGTTGCCGTCTCGCCTTACGGGTCGGGCGCGCTCGCCGGGTCGTCCCTTGGACTCGACCCGGCCGCGATCGCCGCCGACCTCGGCTTCGACAGCGCAGCTGACAATTCGATCGATGCGACGTCCTCACGCGACTTCGCCGCCGAGGCGGCCTTCGTGTTCGCGATGGCGGCCGTCGACCTGTCGCGCCTCGGCGAAGATGTGATTCTGTGGAGCACACCGGAGTTCGGGTACGTCACCCTCGCCGACGCGTGGTCGACGGGCAGTTCGATCATGCCGCAGAAGAAGAATCCGGACGTCGCTGAACTCGCCCGCGGCAAGGCCGGCCGGATCATCGGAAACCTCACGGGTCTTCTCGCGACGCTGAAGGCTCAGCCGCTGGCGTACAACCGGGACCTGCAGGAGGACAAGGAACCGGTGTTCGACTCGGTCGCGCAGCTCGAGCTGCTGCTGCCCGCCGTGACCGGACTGGTCGCAACGCTCACCTTCCATCCCGAGCGAATGGCAGAACTGGCGCCTGCAGGCTTCACGCTTGCCACCGACATCGCGGAATGGCTTGTGCGTCAAGGAGTTCCATTCCGCGTGGCGCACGAAGTCGCGGGAGCGTGTGTCCGCGAGGCCGAATCCCGCGGAATCGGTCTCGCCGATCTCGACGACGAGACCCTCGCATCGATCAATCCGGCACTCACCCACGACGTCCATGACGTCTTGACCGTGATCGGGTCGATCGAGTCGCGCAACGCGCTGGGCGGAACGTCATCGACGCAGGTGGAACGGCAGATCGAGGTCGCAACCGCGACGATTGCAGACCTGCGAGCGCGGCTGCTCCCGTCCTGA